The following are encoded together in the Microbacterium hatanonis genome:
- a CDS encoding serine hydrolase gives MKISPQTLRPLRSLSVALLAAAALVMTACASPAESASEEPSERVAIPSNPVGTQASWVLTEINGAPSEQADFEDRFDPIMFEQMAVSDLQQVFEQLRAAAPWTPIAYEGTETQARVTIESPQVTYDMSVSVGDDGSMNGLFFGEPQGPRTPAASWDELESQIADAPYEVSLQVTEAGAGEPVRLMGESSSSPIGSVFKLWVLGAVVDAIDAGTLAWDDALTIDAEVRSLPSGELQNLPDGSTVTVLEAAQKMIAISDNTGTDALIRAVGRDAVEAALVDMGHESPAVNTPFLTTREMFWMLFDDAALRERWATGDQAAREAVLAEIPAGVPSLANAAEVQPGWPEGVDWFATHDDIARAHVALQEKVQSPAGEPLRDLLSANPGLSFGDEWTYVAFKGGSSVGVLAGSWYLERDGGEPIVLTVLARADDAQTLTTNQTAVFGFIEDAAALIVGE, from the coding sequence GTGAAGATCTCGCCCCAGACCCTCCGCCCGCTCCGATCCCTGTCCGTCGCCCTCCTCGCCGCCGCCGCGCTCGTGATGACTGCGTGTGCCTCGCCCGCCGAATCCGCGTCGGAAGAGCCGTCCGAGCGGGTGGCCATTCCCTCGAACCCCGTCGGCACGCAGGCCTCGTGGGTGCTGACCGAGATCAACGGTGCGCCGAGCGAGCAGGCCGACTTCGAGGACCGGTTCGATCCGATCATGTTCGAGCAGATGGCCGTCTCCGATCTGCAGCAGGTCTTCGAGCAGCTGCGTGCGGCGGCGCCCTGGACGCCGATCGCCTACGAGGGCACCGAGACCCAGGCGCGCGTGACGATCGAGTCGCCGCAGGTCACCTACGACATGTCGGTGTCGGTCGGCGACGACGGCAGCATGAACGGCCTGTTCTTCGGCGAACCGCAGGGTCCGCGCACCCCGGCCGCCAGCTGGGACGAACTGGAGTCGCAGATCGCGGATGCGCCCTACGAGGTGTCGCTGCAGGTGACCGAGGCCGGCGCCGGTGAACCGGTGAGGCTGATGGGGGAGTCGTCCTCCTCGCCGATCGGCTCGGTGTTCAAGCTCTGGGTTCTCGGCGCGGTCGTCGACGCGATCGATGCCGGCACCCTCGCCTGGGACGACGCGCTGACCATCGACGCCGAGGTGCGGAGCCTTCCGAGCGGAGAGCTGCAGAACCTCCCCGACGGCTCGACCGTGACCGTGCTCGAAGCTGCGCAGAAGATGATCGCGATCAGCGACAACACCGGCACCGACGCTCTCATCCGAGCGGTGGGGCGCGACGCCGTCGAGGCGGCGCTCGTCGACATGGGCCACGAGTCGCCCGCGGTGAACACGCCGTTCCTGACGACCCGTGAGATGTTCTGGATGCTGTTCGACGATGCCGCTCTCCGAGAGCGCTGGGCGACCGGCGACCAGGCTGCGCGTGAGGCGGTGTTGGCTGAGATCCCGGCGGGTGTGCCGTCTCTTGCGAACGCCGCCGAGGTTCAGCCCGGCTGGCCCGAAGGCGTCGATTGGTTCGCGACGCATGACGACATCGCCCGTGCGCACGTCGCCCTCCAGGAGAAGGTGCAGTCCCCGGCGGGCGAGCCGCTGCGCGACCTGCTCTCCGCCAACCCCGGGCTGTCGTTCGGCGACGAGTGGACGTACGTCGCGTTCAAGGGCGGCAGCTCCGTGGGCGTGCTCGCCGGATCCTGGTACCTCGAGCGCGACGGGGGCGAGCCGATCGTGCTGACGGTGCTCGCCCGTGCCGACGACGCGCAGACGCTGACGACCAACCAGACCGCGGTGTTCGGATTCATCGAGGATGCTGCGGCACTGATCGTGGGGGAGTGA
- a CDS encoding SDR family NAD(P)-dependent oxidoreductase produces the protein MSGRLDGKVAIVTGAASGIGRATAELFVAEGAKVVAADISDEQGAALQRAHEGNLVYVHTDVTSESDIEAVVERAVSEFGKLDIMFNNAGAQGDPAPIAELTADGFDKTLALLTRSVVLGTKFAARQFIAQGTPGSIVNTASAAGLQGNWSAPSYTIAKHAIVGVVRQAASEFGAHGIRSNAIAPGIIRTPIMARSFGIPLDEAEEFSAFLETKLGAGQPIGRLGLPEEIAEAALWLGSDASSFVTGIVLPVDGGATSIYAGSFATDVVAAASEYSAR, from the coding sequence ATGAGTGGTCGTCTTGACGGCAAGGTCGCCATCGTCACCGGCGCAGCGAGCGGCATCGGCAGGGCCACCGCCGAGCTGTTCGTCGCCGAGGGCGCGAAGGTCGTCGCCGCCGACATCTCCGACGAACAGGGCGCGGCGCTTCAGCGGGCCCACGAAGGAAACCTCGTCTATGTCCACACCGACGTGACGAGCGAGAGCGACATCGAAGCCGTCGTCGAGCGCGCCGTCAGCGAGTTCGGCAAGCTCGACATCATGTTCAACAATGCGGGAGCCCAGGGAGACCCCGCTCCGATCGCAGAACTGACTGCCGACGGCTTCGACAAGACCCTGGCGCTGCTGACACGCTCCGTCGTGCTCGGCACGAAATTCGCGGCTCGGCAGTTCATCGCACAGGGCACACCGGGCTCGATCGTGAACACCGCGAGCGCAGCGGGCCTCCAGGGCAACTGGAGCGCACCGAGCTACACGATCGCGAAGCACGCGATCGTCGGCGTCGTGCGGCAGGCGGCTTCGGAGTTCGGCGCCCACGGCATCCGCTCCAACGCGATCGCCCCGGGAATCATCCGGACGCCGATCATGGCGCGATCGTTCGGCATCCCGCTCGACGAGGCCGAGGAGTTCAGCGCCTTCCTCGAGACCAAGCTCGGAGCGGGTCAGCCGATCGGAAGGCTCGGCCTCCCCGAAGAAATCGCCGAGGCCGCCCTCTGGCTCGGCAGCGATGCCTCGTCGTTCGTCACCGGCATCGTGCTCCCCGTCGACGGCGGCGCGACCTCGATCTACGCCGGTTCGTTCGCGACCGACGTCGTCGCGGCAGCCTCCGAGTACAGCGCGCGATAA
- a CDS encoding TetR/AcrR family transcriptional regulator, whose amino-acid sequence MPRERDEEAVLAASEAAIALFLRRGTLRVSVAELADTSGLAHRTFYRWFATKEQVLRPVFDWGTDEYARMLRTSPGPLHETVERAFDHVLWGEREARTRGLFPLVFADPSAQSVFFFAIHDGEHRIVDPLAERLDLSVGDPQVRATAAAVTASLRIALEDMIATGADPRPVHARALRAFAIPALSTSRAAARGTTDQPGGQGKDTP is encoded by the coding sequence ATGCCACGCGAGCGCGACGAGGAAGCGGTGCTCGCCGCATCCGAGGCGGCCATAGCCCTCTTCCTGCGACGGGGAACACTGCGTGTCAGCGTCGCCGAACTCGCCGACACTTCGGGCCTCGCCCACCGCACCTTCTATCGCTGGTTCGCGACGAAAGAGCAGGTGCTGCGCCCGGTCTTCGACTGGGGAACGGACGAATACGCCCGGATGCTGCGCACATCGCCCGGGCCGCTTCACGAGACCGTCGAGCGAGCGTTCGACCACGTTCTGTGGGGCGAGCGCGAAGCGCGCACGCGCGGGCTGTTCCCCCTCGTCTTCGCCGATCCGAGCGCCCAGTCGGTGTTCTTCTTCGCGATCCACGACGGCGAGCACCGGATCGTCGACCCCCTCGCTGAACGGCTCGATCTGTCGGTCGGGGATCCGCAGGTGCGCGCCACGGCTGCCGCCGTGACGGCCTCGCTGCGCATCGCCCTCGAAGACATGATCGCCACCGGCGCAGACCCGCGCCCCGTGCATGCACGCGCTCTGCGCGCGTTCGCCATCCCCGCCCTCTCCACTTCCCGCGCGGCCGCCCGCGGGACCACGGATCAACCCGGCGGCCAGGGAAAGGACACACCATGA
- a CDS encoding iron-siderophore ABC transporter substrate-binding protein has protein sequence MSSRLHRRLIALAATTASAALLLAGCAAPAPSTEAANADTAATREVQHARGTTEVPVEPQRVVTLEPLELDTAAAVGVVPVGAAVASNVVGVPAYLGLDGVEAVGSVPEPDLQAIAALKPDLILGTEARHSALYAQLSSIAPTVFIATQADPWRDNAALIGEALGREDETAALLEKVDARCGELADTYGVDGETVQLIRPRDETTLSLYGPVSFAGSLLECVGFTIPDQDWADGLQADISPENILSAQADHVFVTTADPSDDSTIPAAIVQNADAFPSVTLVDTSYWVSGVGPLGAQKVLDDIEQYLEERS, from the coding sequence ATGTCTTCTCGTCTCCACCGTCGACTGATCGCACTCGCGGCGACGACCGCCTCTGCCGCTCTTCTGCTCGCGGGGTGCGCGGCTCCGGCGCCCTCGACGGAGGCCGCGAACGCCGACACGGCGGCCACGCGCGAGGTGCAGCACGCGCGCGGCACCACGGAGGTGCCGGTCGAGCCGCAGCGCGTGGTGACCCTCGAGCCGCTCGAGCTCGACACCGCCGCCGCTGTCGGCGTCGTGCCCGTCGGCGCGGCTGTCGCGAGCAACGTCGTGGGCGTGCCGGCCTACCTGGGTCTCGACGGAGTGGAGGCCGTGGGCAGCGTGCCCGAGCCCGACCTGCAGGCCATCGCCGCCCTCAAGCCCGACCTCATCCTCGGCACCGAGGCCCGCCACTCGGCTCTGTACGCGCAGCTGTCGTCCATCGCGCCGACCGTCTTCATCGCGACGCAGGCCGATCCGTGGCGCGACAACGCCGCGCTCATCGGCGAGGCGCTCGGGCGCGAAGACGAGACGGCGGCGCTCCTCGAGAAGGTCGATGCCCGCTGCGGCGAGCTCGCCGACACCTACGGCGTCGACGGTGAGACCGTGCAGCTCATCCGTCCTCGCGACGAGACGACGCTGAGCCTGTACGGCCCGGTGTCGTTCGCCGGCAGTCTCCTGGAGTGCGTCGGATTCACCATCCCCGACCAGGACTGGGCAGACGGTCTGCAGGCCGACATCTCTCCCGAGAACATCCTCTCGGCCCAGGCCGACCACGTGTTCGTGACGACGGCCGACCCGTCGGACGACTCCACCATCCCGGCGGCGATTGTCCAGAACGCGGATGCTTTCCCCTCGGTCACGCTCGTCGACACCAGCTACTGGGTGTCGGGCGTCGGACCTCTCGGCGCACAGAAGGTGCTCGACGACATCGAGCAGTACCTCGAAGAGCGCTCTTGA
- a CDS encoding FecCD family ABC transporter permease, with translation MTALTGVESPPARPPVRRSRRVAALSVVVAALIVAVALSLMIGANPLSPQVVWATLRGEGSTETTYIVIGLRIPRTVAGLVAGAALGVAGALTQAFTRNPLADPGILGVNAGAALAVALGVALLGLRDISALVWLALAGAFVVTIAVYLIGSSGRGAADPLRLTLAGVALGAVFSGITTGMTLSNPDAFDSMRSWNAGSLLGRGFDVIMPVLPFIAIGLALALLVGPAMNALALGDDVARAQGADVRRIRVAVIVSTTLLAGAATALVGPIAFVGLMIPHVVRWTFGVDQRTIIALSALLAPVLVLLSDVLGRVIIAPAEVPVGIVTAFVGAPVLIVLARRKRASAL, from the coding sequence TTGACGGCTCTCACCGGGGTCGAGTCGCCACCGGCTCGGCCCCCGGTGCGCCGCTCGCGGCGGGTCGCCGCCCTCTCGGTCGTCGTGGCGGCGCTCATCGTCGCCGTCGCGTTGTCGCTGATGATCGGGGCCAACCCGCTGTCGCCGCAGGTGGTCTGGGCGACGCTCCGCGGTGAGGGCAGTACCGAGACGACGTACATCGTGATCGGCCTGCGCATCCCGCGTACCGTCGCCGGCCTCGTCGCCGGTGCCGCGCTCGGCGTCGCCGGTGCCCTCACGCAGGCGTTCACCCGCAACCCGCTGGCAGACCCCGGCATCCTCGGGGTGAACGCCGGCGCCGCCCTCGCGGTCGCGCTCGGGGTCGCCCTGCTCGGACTCCGCGACATCTCCGCCCTGGTCTGGCTCGCCCTCGCCGGGGCGTTCGTCGTCACGATCGCGGTGTACCTCATCGGCTCGTCGGGCCGGGGCGCGGCCGATCCGCTGCGGCTTACCCTCGCCGGCGTCGCGTTGGGTGCGGTGTTCTCGGGCATCACGACCGGCATGACCCTGAGCAACCCCGACGCGTTCGACTCGATGCGCAGCTGGAACGCCGGGTCGCTGCTCGGTCGCGGCTTCGACGTGATCATGCCCGTGCTGCCGTTCATCGCGATCGGCCTCGCCCTCGCGTTACTCGTCGGTCCGGCGATGAATGCGCTCGCCCTCGGCGACGACGTCGCGCGGGCGCAGGGTGCAGACGTCCGCCGCATCCGTGTCGCGGTCATCGTGTCGACCACTCTGCTCGCGGGCGCAGCGACCGCCCTCGTCGGCCCGATCGCCTTCGTCGGGCTCATGATCCCCCACGTCGTGCGGTGGACCTTCGGTGTCGACCAGCGCACCATCATCGCCCTTTCGGCGCTGCTGGCCCCCGTTCTCGTGCTGCTCTCCGACGTGCTCGGCCGCGTGATCATCGCCCCCGCCGAGGTGCCGGTCGGCATCGTCACCGCCTTCGTCGGCGCGCCCGTGCTGATCGTGCTCGCGCGGCGCAAGAGGGCGAGCGCGCTGTGA
- a CDS encoding FecCD family ABC transporter permease: MTLTATPATRRVLVRLGPLAVPLRVRSILVASVVVAVILVLGIVSLGVGTYVVAPDAVVRTLLGAGETMDRVVIVEWRLPRTLAAITLGALLAVAGALFQTVTRNPLASPDILGLSNGAFTGMLIALVLVSSSWQSLTVGALIGGVATAVVIWVLSYRGGIQGFRLIVIGIGVAAMLASFNTWMLLQIELETAMFASAWGTGTLNAVTAGSLGGALLCAAPFVLVATVLGPSLRQLDLGDDVAAASGARPNLVRGIALVVGVALVAAATSVAGPIAFVSLAAPQVARFVARTPHLSLGLSAVFGAVILLASDMVAQHLLPVALPVGVVTVSVGGAYLVLMIVLEIRRRA, translated from the coding sequence GTGACCCTCACCGCGACCCCTGCGACGCGGCGCGTGCTCGTTCGTCTCGGGCCGCTCGCGGTTCCGCTGCGCGTGCGCAGCATCCTGGTCGCCTCCGTCGTCGTGGCGGTCATTCTCGTTCTGGGCATCGTCTCGCTCGGCGTCGGAACTTACGTCGTCGCACCCGACGCGGTCGTTCGCACCCTCCTCGGCGCCGGAGAGACGATGGACCGCGTCGTCATCGTCGAGTGGCGCCTGCCGCGCACCCTTGCGGCGATCACCCTCGGTGCGCTGCTCGCCGTCGCCGGCGCGCTGTTCCAGACCGTGACGCGCAATCCGCTGGCGAGCCCCGACATCCTCGGGCTGTCCAACGGCGCGTTCACCGGCATGCTCATCGCCCTCGTGCTGGTCTCGTCGAGCTGGCAGTCGCTGACGGTCGGGGCCCTCATCGGCGGTGTCGCCACGGCGGTCGTCATCTGGGTGCTGTCGTATCGCGGCGGCATCCAGGGCTTCCGACTGATCGTGATCGGCATCGGTGTGGCCGCGATGCTGGCGTCGTTCAACACGTGGATGCTGCTGCAGATCGAGCTCGAGACCGCCATGTTCGCCTCGGCGTGGGGCACGGGAACGCTCAACGCCGTCACCGCGGGGTCGCTGGGCGGAGCGCTCCTCTGCGCTGCGCCGTTCGTCCTGGTCGCGACGGTGCTCGGGCCGAGCCTGCGTCAGCTCGATCTGGGTGACGACGTGGCCGCAGCATCCGGTGCGCGTCCGAACCTCGTGCGCGGCATCGCCCTCGTCGTGGGGGTGGCGCTGGTCGCGGCCGCCACGAGCGTCGCGGGCCCGATCGCCTTCGTCTCGCTCGCAGCTCCTCAGGTCGCGCGGTTCGTCGCTCGCACGCCCCACCTCTCGCTGGGACTGTCCGCCGTGTTCGGGGCGGTGATCCTGCTCGCGTCCGACATGGTCGCGCAGCACCTGTTGCCCGTCGCTCTTCCCGTGGGTGTCGTGACCGTGTCGGTCGGCGGCGCCTATCTCGTCCTGATGATCGTCCTGGAGATCCGTCGCCGTGCCTGA
- a CDS encoding ABC transporter ATP-binding protein — protein MPEDTSARLLAQGVTLSYDRVEVVSDLTVSIPPGSFTVIVGPNACGKSTLLRGLSRLLAPTSGRIVLDGAAISSYPAKEVARRLGLLPQSAIAPDGITVADLVGRGRYPHQNLLRQWSDADAKAVDEAMAATGTTDLRDRPVDALSGGQRQRVWVAMALAQETELLLLDEPTTYLDIAHQVELMELFAELNARGRTIVAVLHDLNHAARYASHIVAMRDGRIVAEGAPGDVITSERVEEVFGLANVVIEDPVTGGPLVVPLRGSSSAAASA, from the coding sequence GTGCCTGAAGACACTTCCGCCCGCCTCCTCGCCCAGGGGGTCACGCTCTCATACGACCGTGTCGAGGTCGTGAGCGATCTCACCGTGTCGATCCCGCCGGGGTCGTTCACCGTGATCGTCGGTCCGAACGCGTGCGGCAAGTCGACGCTCCTCAGAGGGCTCTCGCGGCTGCTCGCACCGACGAGCGGACGGATCGTGCTCGACGGCGCGGCCATCTCGTCGTATCCGGCGAAGGAGGTCGCGCGCCGGCTCGGACTCCTGCCGCAGAGCGCGATCGCCCCCGACGGCATCACCGTGGCCGATCTCGTGGGCAGAGGTCGTTACCCGCACCAGAACCTTCTGCGCCAGTGGTCGGATGCTGACGCGAAAGCCGTCGACGAGGCGATGGCCGCCACGGGCACCACCGATCTGAGGGATCGTCCCGTCGACGCGCTCTCCGGAGGCCAGCGTCAGCGTGTCTGGGTGGCGATGGCGCTCGCGCAGGAGACCGAGCTGCTGCTGCTCGACGAGCCCACGACGTACCTCGACATCGCGCACCAGGTCGAGCTGATGGAGCTGTTCGCCGAGCTCAACGCGCGCGGGCGCACGATCGTCGCCGTGCTGCACGACCTCAACCACGCAGCACGGTACGCCAGTCACATCGTCGCGATGCGCGACGGACGCATCGTCGCCGAGGGGGCGCCGGGCGACGTCATCACCAGTGAGCGGGTAGAAGAGGTGTTCGGGCTCGCGAACGTGGTGATCGAAGATCCGGTGACCGGGGGGCCGCTCGTCGTGCCGTTGCGGGGCTCCTCGAGCGCGGCGGCCAGCGCATGA
- a CDS encoding siderophore-interacting protein, whose protein sequence is MNRPWAYSAFRVQVRSRVLLSPRFLRLTLAGDELRNFAPWGVDQRIKVVLPFADGTIAEFGLLDDPTPHPSDWYSRWRALPEAERNVLRTYTPAAIRPEVGEIDVDFFLHEPAGPASAWAAAAQPGDRLVVNGPDIRMGRTGYGIHWNPGDARRFLLVADETAYPAVRNIVGTLGPDADVEVILEASDLADEILSRELPVHVRVRVVLRDVGVEAAVREWGSAFAGGPDFYAWLAGESGSTTSVRRYLADELAIPKDQVSFLGYWKLGGPLVG, encoded by the coding sequence ATGAACCGGCCCTGGGCATACAGCGCGTTCCGGGTGCAGGTGCGCTCGCGCGTGCTGCTGAGTCCGCGCTTCCTCCGTCTCACGCTGGCCGGCGACGAACTGCGCAACTTCGCGCCGTGGGGCGTCGACCAGCGCATCAAGGTCGTGCTGCCCTTCGCCGACGGCACGATCGCGGAATTCGGACTGCTCGACGACCCCACGCCGCATCCGTCGGACTGGTACAGCCGGTGGCGCGCGCTGCCCGAGGCCGAGCGCAACGTGCTGCGCACCTACACGCCCGCCGCGATCCGCCCCGAGGTCGGCGAGATCGACGTCGACTTCTTCCTGCACGAGCCGGCCGGGCCTGCGTCGGCGTGGGCGGCGGCAGCGCAGCCCGGCGACCGCCTGGTCGTGAACGGTCCTGATATCCGCATGGGGCGCACCGGGTACGGCATCCACTGGAACCCCGGCGATGCGCGACGCTTCCTGCTCGTGGCCGACGAGACCGCCTACCCGGCGGTGCGCAACATCGTCGGCACGCTCGGGCCCGATGCCGACGTCGAGGTGATCCTCGAAGCATCCGACCTCGCCGATGAGATCCTCAGCCGTGAGCTGCCCGTTCACGTTCGCGTTCGTGTGGTGCTGCGAGACGTCGGCGTGGAAGCGGCGGTGCGCGAGTGGGGTTCCGCGTTCGCTGGCGGTCCTGACTTCTACGCCTGGCTGGCGGGGGAGTCGGGCTCGACGACGAGTGTGCGGCGCTACCTCGCCGACGAACTCGCCATTCCGAAGGATCAGGTGTCGTTCCTCGGCTACTGGAAGCTGGGCGGCCCGCTCGTCGGGTGA
- a CDS encoding SdpI family protein, with protein sequence MVDNDLPVRIVLLVVMVGSGVLLIWMARATASGRLKRNSIAGIRIPSTMASDEAWQAAHVRAKRVTMFAGYASVATGLFALLPVPAPVLGAAVIVGSAAMLVLVLYGARVGSRAATEISNESTVD encoded by the coding sequence ATGGTGGATAACGACCTGCCCGTGAGAATCGTCCTGCTCGTCGTCATGGTGGGCTCGGGCGTGCTGCTCATCTGGATGGCACGCGCAACCGCCTCGGGCCGACTGAAGCGCAATTCGATCGCCGGCATCCGCATCCCGAGCACGATGGCGAGCGACGAAGCGTGGCAGGCCGCGCACGTTCGCGCCAAGCGAGTCACGATGTTCGCCGGATACGCATCCGTCGCGACGGGACTCTTCGCGCTCCTCCCTGTGCCTGCGCCGGTGCTCGGTGCTGCCGTCATCGTCGGTTCCGCGGCGATGCTGGTGCTCGTCCTGTACGGCGCCCGGGTGGGCAGCCGGGCCGCGACGGAGATCTCGAACGAGTCGACGGTCGACTGA
- a CDS encoding SAM-dependent methyltransferase — MAHSSDEALTDPAEFWEARYLSHRGENGVVWSGRVNAAVEREVSGLTPGTALELGSGEGGDALWLAGEGWSVTALDISANALAVGAAKAAELGLADRVEWMQTDLATWRPSAEYDLVTAAFLHSPVELPREEILRRAVSAVAPGGRLLIVGHGAFPPGSSHDHDREAPPLPTSDEVLASLDLPEGWVVETNESVDREVEWRDQGTVTLTDAVVRVRRDA; from the coding sequence ATGGCACATTCGTCAGACGAGGCGCTCACCGACCCGGCGGAGTTCTGGGAGGCGCGCTACCTCTCGCATCGAGGTGAGAACGGTGTGGTGTGGAGCGGCAGGGTCAACGCCGCCGTCGAGCGAGAGGTCTCGGGGCTGACCCCCGGCACCGCTCTCGAGCTCGGCAGCGGCGAGGGCGGTGACGCGCTCTGGCTCGCCGGAGAGGGCTGGTCGGTGACCGCCCTCGACATCTCGGCCAACGCTCTCGCAGTCGGTGCGGCGAAGGCTGCCGAACTCGGCCTCGCCGACCGCGTCGAGTGGATGCAGACCGATCTCGCCACGTGGCGTCCGTCGGCGGAGTACGACCTCGTGACGGCGGCGTTCCTCCATTCGCCCGTGGAGCTGCCGCGGGAGGAGATCTTGCGGCGGGCCGTCTCGGCGGTCGCTCCCGGCGGGCGGTTGCTCATCGTCGGGCACGGCGCGTTCCCGCCGGGGTCGAGTCACGACCATGATCGCGAAGCTCCTCCCCTGCCGACGTCCGACGAGGTGCTCGCCTCTCTCGACCTTCCCGAGGGCTGGGTCGTCGAAACGAACGAGTCCGTCGACCGCGAGGTCGAATGGCGCGATCAGGGAACAGTGACGCTCACGGACGCGGTGGTGCGGGTGCGGCGCGACGCGTAG
- a CDS encoding NAD(P)/FAD-dependent oxidoreductase, with protein sequence MTHDEQISAASAPQSADQNPDISGELWDVIIIGGGAAGLSAALILARARRRVLVLDAHQPRNRFAPHMHGVLSRDGYSPLALVSDGYREVRAVDGVIENARVVETRATADGFEVVTDSGARAAGRRLIVATGTRDQLPDVPGLAEQWGRGVVACPYCDGYEASGTAIGVLAGSVMGLHVAHMLRAYSDDITLFTSLAGQIPDEERMLLEERGMRIEDRAVTHVVTDGDTLTGLGLADGTIAPVDVVFAQPTPTALDEPLRQLGVTQTETPIGAWTAVDGFGRTSVDGVFAVGNSGIPNALVPIAMGSGAMAALTINGELVAEEVAAASARAAARRGVAAGVGH encoded by the coding sequence ATGACGCACGACGAACAGATCTCCGCAGCATCCGCCCCTCAGTCCGCAGACCAGAACCCCGACATCTCGGGCGAGCTCTGGGACGTCATCATCATCGGCGGCGGCGCTGCCGGTCTCAGCGCGGCGCTGATCCTCGCCCGCGCCCGGCGTCGTGTGCTCGTGCTCGACGCGCACCAGCCGCGCAACAGGTTCGCGCCGCACATGCACGGTGTTCTGAGCCGCGACGGGTACTCGCCGCTCGCCCTCGTCTCCGACGGATACCGCGAGGTTCGGGCCGTCGACGGCGTCATCGAGAACGCCCGGGTCGTGGAGACGCGCGCGACGGCGGACGGATTCGAGGTCGTCACCGACTCCGGCGCCCGCGCCGCCGGGCGCCGGCTGATCGTCGCAACCGGCACGCGCGACCAACTGCCCGATGTTCCGGGACTCGCCGAGCAGTGGGGACGCGGGGTCGTGGCGTGCCCGTACTGCGATGGCTACGAAGCATCCGGCACCGCGATCGGCGTTCTCGCAGGCTCGGTGATGGGCCTGCACGTCGCCCACATGCTGCGGGCGTACTCCGACGACATCACCTTGTTCACGTCGCTCGCGGGCCAGATTCCCGACGAAGAGCGGATGCTGCTGGAGGAACGCGGCATGCGCATCGAAGACCGCGCCGTCACCCACGTGGTCACGGACGGCGACACGCTCACCGGGCTGGGGCTCGCCGATGGAACGATCGCTCCTGTGGACGTGGTGTTCGCACAGCCGACGCCGACCGCGCTCGACGAGCCGCTGCGGCAGCTCGGGGTCACGCAGACCGAGACGCCGATCGGCGCGTGGACCGCCGTCGACGGATTCGGCCGAACCAGCGTCGACGGGGTGTTCGCCGTGGGGAACTCGGGGATTCCGAACGCGCTCGTGCCGATCGCGATGGGATCGGGCGCGATGGCGGCGCTGACGATCAACGGGGAGTTGGTCGCCGAGGAGGTTGCCGCGGCATCCGCTCGTGCGGCGGCGCGGCGGGGCGTCGCTGCCGGGGTAGGACACTGA
- a CDS encoding helix-turn-helix domain-containing protein, with amino-acid sequence MPNWQERSGMLDDSLALIGARLKNWREKRSMTLAELSETTGISSSTLSRLESGKRAPNLELVVPIARALRLELDDIVPRAAPDPRVKRTTKSIGGTQYETLSPESSPVQTYKVTFPAHPPGVVAVPEPKVHDGQEWLYVLSGRLRLVIGEQDVTLGPGEAAEFDTRIPHWLAATGAGPAEVLSIFSKEGKRIHLRARGG; translated from the coding sequence ATGCCGAATTGGCAAGAACGGAGCGGGATGCTCGACGACTCCCTCGCGCTCATCGGTGCGCGGCTGAAGAACTGGCGCGAGAAGCGCAGCATGACCCTCGCTGAGCTGTCGGAGACGACGGGCATCTCCTCGAGCACCCTCTCGCGACTCGAGTCGGGCAAGCGCGCGCCGAACCTCGAGCTGGTCGTGCCGATCGCGCGTGCACTGCGGCTCGAGTTGGACGACATCGTGCCGCGAGCGGCTCCCGATCCGCGCGTCAAGCGCACGACGAAGAGCATCGGCGGCACGCAGTACGAGACGCTCTCGCCCGAGTCGAGCCCGGTGCAGACGTACAAGGTGACCTTCCCGGCGCATCCGCCGGGCGTCGTCGCGGTTCCCGAGCCGAAGGTGCACGACGGGCAGGAGTGGCTCTACGTGCTGTCGGGTCGGCTGCGTCTGGTGATCGGCGAGCAAGACGTGACGCTGGGCCCGGGGGAGGCGGCGGAGTTCGACACGCGCATCCCGCACTGGCTCGCGGCGACCGGGGCGGGGCCGGCGGAGGTGCTGTCGATCTTCAGCAAAGAGGGGAAGCGGATTCACCTGCGGGCGCGGGGCGGGTGA